One genomic window of Parasteatoda tepidariorum isolate YZ-2023 chromosome 9, CAS_Ptep_4.0, whole genome shotgun sequence includes the following:
- the LOC107438453 gene encoding fidgetin-like protein 1, producing the protein MCILTNQKSKQTELNQNPLIFIFDYVERIRYCVIIHFNIACSNMNLDSSKKLNETLYTDSHFRLLRRKNNPTEAIDELRNLIRQTDIHCSIQNINKDSTEKLKNQFISEYTSIIDKQEQEGLLPVVPDDGSWVRYLTKDKNPQLEMQNALKTCVQFVENSLFAYKSKNLKDNSPAYHSSHTSNNFKMSAYQPQSDSLKLKQKPLFFKANSINSNETDTSTSSVRQNTNYDAKKWDSKNQFHTKYPVAENSFKRKVSESNDSASRFSKKQFNRSNKNEQAQKDSIKNSFLPASSLYKNPLKRACDDRKQEESMSSCNAEESSDIKNHPTLKNFDAKIVSIILSEIMDFSPDIKWTDIAGLEFVKSTVQEIVIWPLLRPDIFTGLRAPPRGILLFGPPGTGKTLIGKCIATESNSTFFCISASSLASKWVGESEQLVRALFAVAQLHQPAVIFIDEIDSLLSQRSDQEQDHTRKLKTEFLVQFDGAKTNDERRILVVGATNRPHELDEAARRRFVKRLYVPLPEVSARLQIIEKLLVAHQHNLSKADLDEVCDKTKGYSGSDVAHLCKEAAMGPIRSIGPEQIKTVSLDQVRPIELIDFLDALKQVRASVAQEDLNYYLDWNKKFGSFAI; encoded by the coding sequence ATGTGCATTTTGACCaatcaaaaatctaaacaaacagaattaaatcaaaacccgctcatttttatatttgattatgtTGAGAGAATAAGATATTGcgttattattcatttcaatatagCTTGTTCTAATATGAATCTTGATTCTTCCAAAAAGCTGAATGAGACATTATATACAGATTCTCATTTTCGTTTACTAAGACGAAAAAATAATCCCACCGAAGCAATAGATGAATTGCGCAACCTTATAAGACAAACTGATATCCACTGTTCGATTCAGAATATCAATAAAGATAGCACTGAGAAGTTGAAGAATCagtttatttcagaatataCATCTATAATCGATAAACAAGAGCAAGAAGGATTGTTGCCTGTTGTTCCGGATGATGGAAGTTGGGTTCGGTATTTAACGAAAGATAAAAATCCTCAATTAGAAATGCAAAATGCTTTGAAAACTTGTGTTCAGTTCgttgaaaatagtttatttgcttataagtcaaaaaatttgaaagataactCACCTGCTTATCACAGTTCTCACacatcaaacaattttaaaatgtctgctTATCAACCTCAATCTgatagtttaaaacttaaacaaaaaccattattttttaaagcaaactcTATTAATAGTAATGAAACAGACACATCAACTTCGAGTGTGAGGCAAAATACAAACTATGATGCAAAAAAATGGGATTCTAAAAATCAGTTTCACACCAAATACCCAGTTGcggaaaacagttttaaaagaaaagttagtgAAAGTAATGATTCTGCGTCCCGTTTCtccaaaaaacaatttaaccGTTCAAATAAGAATGAACAAGCTCAAAaagattcaattaaaaatagctttttaccAGCAAGTTCTTTGTATAAAAATCCTTTGAAAAGAGCATGTGATGATAGAAAGCAAGAAGAATCTATGAGTTCATGTAATGCTGAAGAATCATCAGACATTAAAAATCATCcaactctaaaaaattttgatgcaaaaattgTAAGCATAATTTTAAGTGAGATAATGGATTTCAGTCCCGATATAAAATGGACTGACATAGCTGGTTTAGAATTTGTTAAATCTACTGTTCAAGAAATTGTTATTTGGCCTTTGTTAAGGCCAGATATTTTTACAGGCTTAAGAGCTCCCCCAAGAGGTATCCTGCTGTTTGGACCACCCGGCACCGGTAAAACTTTAATTGGGAAATGTATTGCTACAGAATCAAATTCTACCTTTTTTTGTATAAGTGCTTCATCATTAGCTTCCAAATGGGTTGGGGAAAGTGAGCAGCTTGTTCGTGCTCTGTTCGCTGTAGCCCAACTGCACCAACCAGCTGTTATTTTCATTGATGAGATAGATTCATTGTTGTCACAACGAAGTGATCAAGAACAAGATCATACAAGGAAACTTAAGACCGAATTTCTTGTTCAATTTGATGGAGCCAAAACAAACGATGAAAGAAGAATTCTTGTTGTCGGAGCAACCAACCGACCTCACGAGTTAGACGAAGCTGCGAGGCGCAGATTTGTAAAACGGTTGTATGTGCCTCTACCGGAAGTGTCTGCAAGACTTCAGATAATAGAAAAACTCTTAGTTGCTCATCAGCATAATCTTTCGAAAGCTGATTTAGATGAAGTTTGCGATAAAACTAAAGGTTATTCAGGGTCAGATGTTGCTCATTTATGCAAAGAAGCTGCTATGGGTCCTATAAGAAGTATTGGCCCCGAGCAAATTAAAACAGTATCTCTTGATCAAGTGCGACCTATTGAACTAATAGACTTTCTTGATGCGTTGAAACAAGTTAGGGCTAGTGTTGCTCaagaagatttaaattattatttagattggaataaaaagtttggtagttttgctatttaa